A part of Candidatus Electrothrix aestuarii genomic DNA contains:
- a CDS encoding DUF721 domain-containing protein translates to MVEKRKKKLISLADTFSSVYGQQQWGNQWHLFKLVHHWPQLVGDVFAEHSMPAYFRRKDLWVYAHNSLWMQQMHFSKEDIISKINAFLQGSLAVEDLRWTLQPIELIEIPEEKYVPPSLDVDPDAEQAFRSMAENVANPEAREALCRLWKRMESLKKKGS, encoded by the coding sequence ATGGTTGAAAAAAGGAAAAAAAAGCTTATCTCTTTAGCTGACACCTTCTCCTCTGTCTACGGGCAGCAGCAATGGGGTAATCAGTGGCATCTTTTTAAATTGGTTCACCACTGGCCTCAGCTGGTCGGGGATGTCTTTGCCGAGCATAGCATGCCAGCCTATTTCCGGAGAAAAGATCTCTGGGTGTATGCGCATAACTCTCTCTGGATGCAGCAAATGCATTTCAGCAAGGAAGATATCATCAGCAAGATCAACGCCTTTTTGCAGGGCTCCTTGGCCGTGGAAGATCTCCGTTGGACCTTACAGCCTATAGAATTGATAGAAATTCCTGAAGAAAAATACGTTCCTCCTTCGCTTGATGTTGATCCTGATGCGGAACAGGCGTTTCGGTCGATGGCGGAGAATGTTGCGAATCCCGAGGCTCGGGAGGCCTTGTGCAGGCTCTGGAAGCGGATGGAGAGTCTGAAGAAGAAGGGTTCCTAA
- a CDS encoding tetratricopeptide repeat protein has product MSTSIQPMNSIGPVDPEKAREDELRKDPAKRDYLQGREQFKKGDYNMAAMSFHNALKGFEEKDDEQGVANASDRLGDVCMEKQDYAAALENYQRAYSICEKEEDSFSILALNKKIAALYRKQGELDKAMEILFDMVEHYHLTRNPKGMVEVMTVIAELYREKGDNSKAADTYRTVSSIHKNFKHQRMAEEFAALAEELEQA; this is encoded by the coding sequence ATGTCCACATCAATCCAACCAATGAACTCCATCGGCCCGGTCGACCCGGAAAAGGCCCGCGAAGATGAATTAAGAAAAGACCCTGCCAAACGCGATTATCTGCAAGGTCGTGAGCAGTTTAAGAAAGGCGATTATAATATGGCTGCCATGTCCTTTCATAATGCCCTGAAAGGATTTGAGGAAAAAGACGATGAGCAGGGTGTTGCCAACGCCTCAGACCGGCTTGGCGATGTCTGCATGGAGAAGCAGGACTATGCCGCTGCTTTGGAGAATTATCAACGGGCATACTCCATCTGTGAGAAGGAAGAGGATTCGTTTTCCATCCTGGCCCTGAATAAGAAGATCGCTGCGCTTTACCGCAAGCAGGGTGAGCTGGACAAGGCAATGGAGATCCTCTTTGATATGGTTGAGCATTACCATTTGACCAGGAATCCCAAGGGAATGGTTGAGGTTATGACGGTCATTGCTGAGTTGTACCGGGAAAAAGGAGACAATTCCAAAGCTGCCGATACCTATCGTACGGTTTCCTCTATCCATAAAAATTTCAAGCATCAACGCATGGCTGAAGAATTTGCCGCCCTTGCGGAAGAGCTGGAGCAGGCATAA
- a CDS encoding riboflavin synthase: protein MFTGIIQGLGTVVEKRPSGGGMVFCLEAGFDLIDPEEGESIAVNGACLTARDIKGRRFLVDVSPESLARTSLGQLEVGSRVNMERALRLADRLGGHLVSGHVDTLGRVEERKAAGDFTLFTFSLDSGLSKYIIEKGSITIDGVSLTVNSCSGNRFSVSIIPHTLAVTTLGNLRQGSRVNLEVDIIGKYVEKLLSAQSSGADAEESKINPAFLAEHGFLR from the coding sequence ATGTTTACTGGTATTATTCAGGGATTAGGAACGGTTGTTGAAAAACGTCCTTCTGGCGGTGGTATGGTCTTCTGTCTGGAGGCAGGCTTTGACCTGATCGACCCGGAAGAGGGCGAGTCCATTGCCGTGAACGGTGCCTGCCTGACGGCCCGTGACATCAAAGGGCGTCGTTTCCTGGTGGATGTTTCCCCGGAAAGTTTGGCTCGTACCAGCCTGGGGCAACTGGAGGTTGGTTCCAGGGTCAATATGGAGCGGGCCCTGCGGCTGGCTGACCGCTTGGGTGGTCATCTGGTCAGTGGTCACGTAGATACGCTGGGAAGGGTGGAGGAGCGCAAAGCAGCTGGCGATTTTACCCTGTTTACCTTTTCCCTTGATTCCGGTCTGTCCAAATATATCATCGAGAAGGGCTCCATCACTATTGACGGAGTGAGCCTGACCGTGAATTCCTGTTCCGGCAATCGTTTTTCCGTGTCAATAATCCCTCATACCCTGGCGGTCACGACCCTTGGCAATCTTCGCCAGGGCAGTCGGGTTAATTTAGAAGTGGATATCATCGGTAAGTACGTTGAAAAATTGCTCTCGGCACAATCTTCCGGGGCAGACGCTGAAGAAAGTAAAATAAATCCTGCCTTCCTGGCGGAGCACGGATTTTTAAGATAA
- a CDS encoding bifunctional 3,4-dihydroxy-2-butanone-4-phosphate synthase/GTP cyclohydrolase II — MAVSPIEDVVEDIKAGKMVILVDDEDRENEGDLCMAAEAVTPEAINFMATHGRGLICLTMSPDIIDQLGLPMMVQNNQSPYGTGFTISIEARTGVTTGISAADRARTIEAAVAPDATPRDIISPGHIFPLRARKGGVLVRTGQTEGSVDLARLAGMRTAGIICEIMKDDGTMARMPDLEIFAKEHDLKIATVADLVAYRLREDILVHRAVESRLPTLHAGEFKVIAYTNDVDSFEHVALVKGEINPDEPVMVRVHSECLTGDVFGSARCDCGAQLQAAMRMVEQEGSGVILYMRQEGRGIGLVNKLKAYNLQDKGLDTVEANEHLGFKPDLRDYGIGAQMLRDLGVRKMRLLTNNPKKIIGLEGYGLEAVERLPIEVLCECESRDYLRCKRDKMGHILELYGDEDAENDAKASSCSCKGK; from the coding sequence ATGGCTGTCAGTCCAATAGAAGACGTTGTTGAAGATATCAAGGCCGGTAAGATGGTCATCCTGGTGGATGACGAGGACCGGGAAAATGAAGGCGACCTGTGCATGGCTGCGGAGGCGGTAACCCCTGAAGCCATTAATTTTATGGCGACCCACGGTCGTGGCCTGATCTGCCTGACCATGAGCCCGGATATTATTGATCAGTTGGGTCTGCCCATGATGGTGCAGAATAACCAGTCGCCCTACGGGACTGGCTTCACCATCAGTATTGAGGCCCGTACCGGCGTGACAACCGGTATCTCGGCAGCTGATCGGGCCAGAACCATTGAGGCCGCAGTTGCTCCAGATGCAACTCCCCGTGACATCATCAGCCCAGGCCATATTTTTCCGCTCCGGGCTCGCAAGGGTGGTGTGTTGGTGCGCACCGGTCAGACTGAGGGCTCTGTTGATTTGGCGCGTCTTGCCGGAATGCGGACAGCCGGAATCATCTGCGAAATCATGAAAGACGACGGCACTATGGCTCGGATGCCGGATCTGGAGATCTTCGCCAAAGAGCATGACTTGAAAATCGCTACTGTGGCGGACCTCGTTGCTTATCGCCTACGTGAAGATATTTTGGTCCACCGCGCTGTGGAGTCCCGCTTGCCCACCCTGCATGCTGGTGAATTTAAGGTGATCGCTTATACTAATGATGTTGATTCCTTTGAGCATGTTGCCTTGGTGAAAGGGGAGATCAACCCGGATGAGCCTGTCATGGTGCGCGTCCATTCCGAATGCCTGACTGGCGATGTCTTTGGTTCTGCCCGTTGTGATTGTGGAGCCCAGCTCCAGGCTGCCATGCGGATGGTGGAGCAGGAAGGAAGCGGAGTGATCTTGTATATGCGTCAGGAAGGGCGCGGGATTGGTCTGGTGAATAAGCTTAAGGCCTATAACCTGCAGGACAAGGGCTTGGATACTGTCGAGGCCAACGAGCATCTTGGTTTTAAACCAGATCTCCGTGATTACGGCATTGGTGCCCAGATGTTGCGTGATCTCGGGGTACGTAAGATGCGTCTGCTCACCAATAATCCCAAGAAGATTATTGGCCTGGAAGGATATGGTTTAGAGGCCGTAGAGCGTCTTCCTATCGAGGTTCTTTGCGAATGCGAAAGCCGGGATTATCTTCGTTGCAAGCGGGACAAGATGGGGCATATCCTGGAATTATACGGGGATGAGGATGCTGAAAACGATGCAAAGGCTTCTTCTTGTTCCTGTAAAGGGAAATAA
- a CDS encoding NAD(P)-dependent oxidoreductase, translating to MKPAERMAIPRQNPKELDPAERIKNFKEVTAGYDEETAVLEAQRCLQCKKAGCVAGCPIRNDIPGFIALLREKKFEEAYWKVRETSTMPSVCSRVCPHEFQCEGNCLRGKKGDAVAIGMLERFLTDWMVANKKSLDKTCAVPNGKKVAIVGSGPAGITAAHVLAHQGYKCTIYESLPVFGGMLSVGIPHYRLPRDIIGAELAALKSCGVEIKLGVTIGKDKTLQELREDGYDSVFIGVGAHEGRKLGIEGEDTTKGVLHGVDYLRRVLTGETVDIGKKVVVVGGGNVAIDVARTALRTGSDEVFILYRRTKEEMPASSAEIHHLEEEGVRVEILASPVKIIADENNQLTGVECVKMELGEPDESGRRRPVVQEGSNFIIEADSIIPAISQKVQHEADKGTDLKQESWGTYSVNSRTLQTSIPWIFAGGDNVLGPQTAAKAVYQGKVAAESMLRFMEGKDLEEGRDLTCYMVSW from the coding sequence ATGAAACCGGCAGAACGAATGGCTATTCCCCGGCAGAATCCCAAGGAACTTGACCCGGCTGAGCGTATAAAAAATTTTAAGGAAGTAACTGCGGGCTATGATGAAGAGACCGCTGTGTTAGAGGCTCAGCGCTGTCTGCAATGCAAAAAAGCTGGCTGTGTAGCTGGTTGCCCTATCCGCAATGATATTCCTGGATTCATCGCCTTACTTCGGGAAAAAAAATTCGAAGAGGCATACTGGAAGGTACGCGAAACAAGCACTATGCCCTCTGTCTGTTCTCGTGTCTGCCCACATGAATTTCAATGTGAAGGCAATTGCCTGCGCGGGAAAAAAGGCGATGCTGTTGCAATCGGCATGCTGGAACGCTTTCTCACCGACTGGATGGTTGCCAATAAAAAATCATTGGACAAAACCTGCGCCGTACCTAATGGAAAGAAGGTCGCTATTGTCGGTTCCGGGCCTGCCGGGATTACAGCGGCCCATGTTTTGGCCCATCAGGGGTATAAATGTACCATCTACGAATCCCTGCCAGTGTTCGGCGGCATGCTCTCCGTAGGCATCCCCCATTATCGCTTACCCCGCGACATTATCGGTGCAGAGCTTGCGGCCCTGAAAAGTTGTGGGGTAGAGATCAAACTTGGTGTGACCATCGGAAAAGATAAGACCCTTCAGGAACTGCGAGAAGACGGGTATGATTCTGTCTTCATCGGCGTGGGTGCCCATGAGGGACGCAAGTTAGGCATTGAAGGAGAAGATACGACCAAGGGCGTACTGCACGGCGTGGATTATCTTCGCCGGGTACTCACCGGAGAAACCGTGGATATCGGTAAAAAGGTGGTTGTGGTTGGTGGCGGCAATGTGGCTATTGATGTGGCCAGAACAGCCCTCCGCACCGGCTCTGACGAAGTCTTTATCCTCTACCGGCGCACCAAGGAAGAAATGCCTGCGTCGAGTGCTGAGATCCATCATCTGGAAGAAGAGGGCGTTCGGGTGGAAATCCTTGCTTCTCCAGTGAAGATCATTGCCGATGAAAATAATCAGCTCACCGGTGTTGAATGCGTGAAGATGGAACTGGGAGAACCGGATGAGTCCGGTCGCCGTCGTCCAGTGGTCCAGGAGGGCTCGAATTTCATCATCGAGGCCGACTCCATCATTCCGGCCATCAGCCAGAAAGTGCAGCACGAGGCGGACAAGGGTACAGACCTTAAGCAGGAATCCTGGGGTACCTATTCAGTGAATTCACGAACCCTGCAAACCTCAATTCCCTGGATCTTTGCCGGAGGAGATAATGTTCTTGGTCCGCAGACTGCGGCCAAGGCGGTATATCAGGGCAAGGTTGCAGCCGAATCCATGCTACGTTTCATGGAAGGAAAGGACCTTGAAGAAGGACGAGATTTAACCTGTTACATGGTAAGCTGGTAA
- a CDS encoding response regulator, translating to MQRICELEQVHDVEIRPRRTDGFRFWASLSAHAKRDVAGQVLAIEGRIANIEERKRREKIEYDYLTAKAANQAKSEMLGELEFKNKELEKTLTELHETQRRMIRAERLAAIGMTTSGVAHDLNNILAGVVNYAELIIYQVPENTKLRAAAQSILESGKRAAEVVADLLTLTRGTAHNRFPLLLNVIIEEYLESAEFQYIAEQHPHIQVSTELSQDLFPVHGIPVYLHKLIMNLVTNSFEAIEATVTHGEIHIITENLVRPSEDGFFSSHEEKYIVLKITDNGTGIDENDLKHIYEPFYTKKALGRSGTGLGLTMVENAVIEHNGTIKVNSTEQGTTFIICLPAVQEKTSESFTDKKEEEESIIQGNGTILVIDDNPTMREIAQSILEEAGYTVYLAQSGEEAVQFCQDNEVDLLLLDMIMPPGMNGRETFKAIRKIHPQQKALLVSGYSEDTEVQKTLQAGCSGFIKKPYSMAQLTRTIKLVMGQS from the coding sequence GTGCAGCGCATATGTGAACTGGAGCAGGTTCACGATGTTGAAATTCGCCCCCGACGTACTGATGGCTTCCGGTTCTGGGCCTCTCTCTCTGCCCATGCAAAACGAGATGTAGCTGGTCAGGTGCTGGCGATAGAGGGCCGTATTGCCAACATTGAAGAGCGTAAGCGACGGGAAAAAATAGAATATGATTATTTGACTGCCAAAGCCGCTAACCAGGCAAAGTCTGAAATGCTGGGCGAGCTTGAGTTCAAGAATAAGGAATTAGAAAAAACCCTTACCGAGCTCCATGAGACTCAACGACGCATGATTCGGGCGGAGCGTTTGGCTGCCATCGGTATGACGACCAGTGGCGTGGCCCATGATCTCAACAATATTCTTGCTGGGGTCGTCAATTACGCGGAGTTAATAATCTACCAGGTCCCGGAAAACACCAAATTAAGAGCCGCTGCGCAGAGTATTCTCGAATCCGGGAAGCGGGCAGCAGAGGTAGTAGCAGATCTGCTAACCCTGACCAGAGGGACAGCCCATAATAGGTTTCCCCTCCTTTTAAATGTAATTATTGAAGAATACCTTGAATCAGCTGAATTCCAATATATCGCAGAACAGCATCCTCATATACAGGTATCCACCGAACTGAGCCAAGACCTTTTCCCTGTACATGGAATCCCTGTCTACCTCCATAAACTGATCATGAACCTTGTGACGAATAGTTTTGAGGCTATTGAGGCAACAGTAACGCATGGAGAGATTCACATTATTACTGAAAATTTGGTTCGGCCTTCGGAGGACGGTTTTTTCTCCAGCCATGAAGAAAAATATATTGTTCTTAAAATTACTGATAATGGCACAGGTATTGACGAGAATGATCTGAAGCATATCTATGAACCTTTTTATACCAAAAAGGCTTTAGGACGCAGTGGAACCGGGCTTGGTTTAACCATGGTCGAAAATGCCGTTATTGAACATAACGGAACGATTAAGGTGAACAGCACCGAACAGGGAACGACCTTTATTATTTGCCTCCCCGCAGTCCAGGAAAAGACATCAGAGTCCTTCACCGATAAAAAGGAGGAGGAAGAAAGCATTATTCAGGGAAACGGCACAATCCTTGTTATTGACGATAATCCAACAATGCGCGAAATAGCCCAGTCCATCCTCGAAGAAGCAGGATACACCGTTTATCTGGCCCAATCAGGAGAAGAGGCGGTGCAGTTCTGTCAGGATAACGAGGTTGACCTGCTGCTCCTTGACATGATCATGCCACCAGGGATGAATGGTCGCGAAACCTTCAAGGCAATCCGAAAAATACATCCGCAGCAAAAGGCCCTCCTTGTCAGTGGATATTCTGAGGATACAGAGGTGCAGAAGACGCTACAAGCTGGCTGCTCCGGCTTTATCAAAAAACCGTACAGCATGGCGCAGCTGACTCGAACAATTAAGCTGGTGATGGGTCAATCGTGA